The DNA region TACTAATCCAGGTTTGCTTCCCGGCTGTTTTTATCTTTAACGCCCGGTGGGTTAACTTATGCGCCCCTATCGTCTCTTTTACCGAAGTGCTCGTTCCGCCACTCAGGACGAGAGATGGTATCTTCCCTTCTTCTATCGCCTTCCTTCCCAACTTAACTCTTTCGTCCTGGGGGTCAGTAGGTAAAGAAGCCAGCCCATCACCTTCAGCTAATGCCTTTACTTTCACTATTTCATAATCTTGCGGCCGGCTCCCTTTAGGTAAGCGGCAACTCTCAATCTCAGCCTCAAAGAGGCTCAGGGGTCTTCTGGGGCCGGTCTGAAATTTCATCTTCTCTTTAGGGCTTAACGTCCTTTTAATCTCATCCCATTTCTCCCAATCACAACCTACATACCGCCAGAAGATATAATCAGATAAGCCGACTATTTGGTCTTGATATTCCTTCCAGCCCGCCGTCTTCTCCAGCTTATCCAGGGCATCTAAAGCCAGATAGTAATCATGCCAATCATATTTTTCCCGATTACCACTGGCGCCTACTATGGCGATGAAGTGAAGAATTTCTAACAGATTTAATGGGTTAGCACTTCCTGCCAAGAATTCCTTTAACTTACCTTGGGCCTTCTCCATGGTCCTATTAGAGACCGGCGGAGGTATTAAGGAAGGATCCCAAACCCGGTTTACCGGCACAGGTTCCAGGGTATCGGCTGCCTCCATCTCCTTCCTGACAGGGGATCCAAACCCCTCTCCCCAGAAGAAGTCCCTCAACTCCTCATTACCTAACCAGCATAATAGATTCCGGCTCATCATCAGACCGGATAAGTTGACCTGGGGAGTTTTTACTCGGTAGGTAGTATGGCCGATTATCAAATAGTCCCTGCCCCTCAGATTAGCATGCTTGATATTTAATTTAGCTTTCTTGTGGGAGAGAAGGCAGGTGTGCTTAGTAAAAAATTGGATGAAAATTTCCCCCGCTTGACTTAATAATCCAGGAGCGATGGTAATTCTATTCTCGATAAGTATAGCCTCTTTATCTAATACTTTTTCCCGCGACATATATTTCTCCCTAAGCGTTCAGCCACAAAGACACTAAGACACAAAAATAGAGCAGTAGAGCAGTAGAGCAGCAGAGTAGTAGTTAAAGATTCTTCTGAAAGTTCCAGAACTGCTGCTCTATTGCTCTAATATTTTCTACGACACATATTTTCCCCTTTGTGTCTTTGTGCCTTGGTGGCTGAACGGTTACTTCTCTTCCAGTAGAGCGTGGACAGTAAGGGGCAGGTAGCAGGTGGTTAGGTAGGGGATAAGGAGTAGGCCGCAGGTATTCGAGACTGACTACTGACTACTCCATTAATAGTCGGTGGCCCAGCAGACCCTATTTTTACCTCCCTTTTTGGCTTGATAAAGGGCCTCATCGGCTTTTTTAATTAGATCGCGTTCGTTAACTCCATCTTCAGGATAAGTAGAAACACCCAGGCTTATGGTCGTCCTAATAGAATTCTTAACCCCGCTGGCTTTCAAGAATTCGACCTCTTCCACATTTTTGCGCAATCGTTCAGCCATGACAGAGGCCCCCATTTTATTTTCTTCTGGCAGGATAATGACAAATTCCTCGCCGCCATATCGGGCTACGATATTTACTCCCCGAGTAACTCCCTTGATTACTCTGGCCAGTTCCTTTAGGACCGTATCTCCCATGAGATGCCCATAAGTATCATTTACCTTTTTAAAATCATCTATATCCAACATAATCAAGGAAAAGGCTGATTGATACCTCTTGGCTCGAACGAGTTCTTCTTGGAGACGTTCCTGAAAATGACGATAATTATATAAATCAGTCAACTCATCCGTCACAGAAAGTTTCTCCACCTTTTTGTGGAGGAGGGCATTTTCAATAGCTACCACCGAATGCATCGCCACCGTATTCAAATTTTTAATATCCTCGCCAGAGAAAGCATTGGCTGTTCTGTTGCCTATCCCCAAAATTCCCTTGACCCTGCTTGAGATAAAAGGGACAGTAAGAAAAGAATTTAATCTCGCCCCTGGCAATTTGTCCTTCTGATAAGAAGTCTGATTTTCTCTGATCAGGCGGGTCTTTATTGACTCTCGTTCCACTGATTCACCTGTTTGCGAGGTAAAGGCCTTTATTATCCTGGATTTAATTTCATCTTCATCAATTAAATCATCTTCACTGTGGGCCAAATAATCTAAATATAATTCAATCCCATCTTTTTCCACCAAAAAAACGGCCAGGATATGATAGTCAATGACATCCCTGATAATATTTACCATCGATTTGATGATATCTTCAAGATTCAAACTCTCATTCACCGCCTTGTTCACTTCATTGATAAGGGTCAATTCATTGAGACTGCGGTCCAATAAGTCATTCACTTGCGAAATAATCGTTTTAGAAGCGGTTAATTTTTGGGTCAATTCTCCCAATTCTTTGGCTTCTTGCTTAAGTCTGGTATATTTCTCATACAACCTGGCCTGTTCGATCACTTCGGCCACTTGATCACTCCATTGTAAAAGAACATCCAGATCGGCCTCAGTGAAAGAATCCCCACTGATCTTATTGGTAACATTAATTACCCCGATGGTCTGAGTGGTAGCCAGAGGAGCGCTTAAGAAGGAGTTGCTGGTGTAGTGTTTTCTTGGGGCAGATAATCGGAAACGATCGTCCTTAGAGATATCCTCTACCCAGAGGGGGGTGTCTTCCTTAAAGACTCGACCGGCTATTCCTTCACCCACCCTTATCCTGACCTCTTTCATTATGTGGGGAGCCAGTCCTCTGGCTGCCCCAATGGAAAGTTCTTCTTTTTTTTCATCGATCAACATTACCGAGGCTCGTTCCACACCCATTAGAGAGGCGGTCTCATCTACTATGCCTTCCAGACATTCCGATAAATTAGTCTTAGGTATATTCTTCTTTCTTTCGATGAGCGACTTAAATCCCCTCAAGGATTCGCCCCCCTTACTGTTTTTCTGATGAGCCATCTGTTCTTTCAATTCGACTGAATTATATCCCACGTTGACCCTCCCTGGGCTCGATACTCGATGCTCGAGTATCGAGTATCGAGTATCTTTTTAAGTAGCAATTATCGTGCCAACTTTTATCTTGGGAGCAAAAAAACTGATATCCCTAAGGGAGATAAGAATCTATCTCTTTCTTAGGCTGGAAGGGACCAGCCACCTTTCCTGGCTCGATGTTTACAAAAATAGACACTATTATGCAAACATATTGTTATTAAAGAAGTTACGAATGTCCATTTATTTGAACTCAATGTCTGGTTTAATCATCACTTCCTGGCGGCCAGCCACACTCTTTATCCTCACCCCTTAAAAGCCGCACCGCATGAGGAATGGCCGGTAATATAGCCCTCAAACACTCTCTAACCGCCTTGGGGCTTCCGGGCAGGTTGATAATAAGAGATCCCTTCCTCGCCCCCGCCGTAGCCCTCGAAAGGAGACCAAAAGGCGTAAACTTGAGACTTTCAGCCCGCATAGCCTCCCCAAAACCAGGGATCTCCCGGTCAATTACCTGCCTGGTAGCCTCGGGGGTAACATCCCTTGGCCCTAAGCCTGTTCCGCCCGTGGTTAAAATAAGATTACAACCTACCTCATCTACCATATTTATTAGCCCACGCCGGATCTCTTCCCCTTCGTCCGGGACGATTGAATACTCGGCTACCTTGGCCGGCAAGGGAGTGATCATTTCCTTGATAAGTTCTCCGCTCTCGTCTGCCCTCTCGCCGGCCGCCCCTTTATCGCTTATGGTCAGAATGCCAACAGTAATCATCGTCTTCTTTTTAAACGGCTAAAGCCATCTCTTCTTTTTCTTTTTCCTCAGGTAGAAATTCGACCCTTACCAGGTAAGGTCGTTTACCTTCCAAACATTCTTTAAAGAAGATCATATCCTCCTTGGACACATCCCATCTCTCATTATCGTCATGCAAACCAGCCAAGGCGGTCACTGCATCTTCTAAAAGTATTTCATCTACCCCAAAACATCTTTCGGTAATGACCCTTATGGCCCAACTTGAAGCCTCTTTTTTGCTTACTTTACCTTCCAGATAACCATCGATCTGGTTAACTACCGCTTCCTTTAGACTCATCTCTCCTTCACCACCTTATGAATCAGCGTTTCAGGAAATATCCCTTTATAATGGGGATCCCGACTGCCTGGTGCTTCATGGGGACCGTGAACAACTCTAACTGGTAGGTTGGCTCTCCTTTTTTTGAGCTACCGCTGAGCGGGAAAATTCTAACTTTATATCCGCTCCCTTCGCATCCGAGCCTACCTTGACGATTAAAGTCTCATCCTTCACCGCCGCAATCACCCCGTGAATTCCACCCGAGGTAATCACTTCGTCACCCTTCTTAAGTCCCTTAAGCATCTCCTGGTGGCGTTGTTCTTTTTGTTTCTGGGGACGAATGACTAAGAAATAGAAGACACCAATAATGAGAATAATAGGGAGAAAAGAGGTTATTAATCCTCCGCCGCTCCGGGCGGCGCTGCTTTCACCTTTGGCAGCCCAGGCCAGAGATGGCAAAGAGATAAGGAAAACAGAGGCTGGTATAGCTGATGGCTGGTGGCTGATGACTGATTTCACCTTCCCCAACCCCCATTCCCAAAGCTGTCCTCGATTATCTTGTGCTTTCATGTATCCTCCTTCTATAAATGGCCATAGTCATCGTTTCGGCACTTTTTCGAATCGCGAATCTCGAATTGCGAATCGCGAATCTATTTTTTAATTCGCGATTCGCAATCCGCGATTCGCGATTAATCCGTAAATGGCCGAAACGATGACCAAGGCCATTAGCGGTTATCCGGCTAAATACCCGACGGCCACCCTTAGCCTACTATCCATCAAATGCATTTTAAGCTAAAGTTTTTCTGAAAAATGCCGATAGTAATATTGTAAGTTACATAGGTTTTCCCTCCTAAGGCTCTATGGACCTGTTAATTTACACTAATTCTCATGCTAAGACTAGACGGGTTTAATCACCCGTCTAGTTTTTTTATGCAGGAAGAGTTGAGAGTGGAGCGCTGAGAGAAGAGACCTCTCCACCCTTATCTACCAGTTTACCCCGATTTATTGAGATGTTACATTTTTTTTAAAATTAGGTCTAAAGTTTTTTTCCATTATGCCGATATTAATAATGTGATAGGTTGAGGATATTTATAGTTCCCCTCCCAAAAGGTTCTATAAAGAAAACTCAATTTGCACAACTCTCATGCGAAAGCTAAACGAGTGGCGGCTCTCGTTTAGCTTTTCTTTTTGTAAGCGTTCAGCCACTAAGACACAACCTCGATCCTCGATCCTGGATGCTCGATTCTGGATGCTCGATTCTGGATACTGAATCCTTTACCAGCATCGAGGATCGAGCATCGAGCATCCCGCATCATGTGCTGAACGGTTACTTCTTTTTTAGTAACTACAATTTTTTCTTACCCAGGCCCATCATTCCTCTGAGCTTAGCGCCCACCTCTTCAATCAGATGTCGGCTGTCCTTATCTTTAAGGGAGTTATAAACCGGTCGTCCGGCCTGATTTTCCAGGATCCACTCCCTGGCAAAGGAGCCGTTAACGACCTCATCCAATATCCGCTTCATCTCAGACCTGGTAGCTTCATTAACTACC from bacterium includes:
- a CDS encoding diguanylate cyclase, whose translation is MGYNSVELKEQMAHQKNSKGGESLRGFKSLIERKKNIPKTNLSECLEGIVDETASLMGVERASVMLIDEKKEELSIGAARGLAPHIMKEVRIRVGEGIAGRVFKEDTPLWVEDISKDDRFRLSAPRKHYTSNSFLSAPLATTQTIGVINVTNKISGDSFTEADLDVLLQWSDQVAEVIEQARLYEKYTRLKQEAKELGELTQKLTASKTIISQVNDLLDRSLNELTLINEVNKAVNESLNLEDIIKSMVNIIRDVIDYHILAVFLVEKDGIELYLDYLAHSEDDLIDEDEIKSRIIKAFTSQTGESVERESIKTRLIRENQTSYQKDKLPGARLNSFLTVPFISSRVKGILGIGNRTANAFSGEDIKNLNTVAMHSVVAIENALLHKKVEKLSVTDELTDLYNYRHFQERLQEELVRAKRYQSAFSLIMLDIDDFKKVNDTYGHLMGDTVLKELARVIKGVTRGVNIVARYGGEEFVIILPEENKMGASVMAERLRKNVEEVEFLKASGVKNSIRTTISLGVSTYPEDGVNERDLIKKADEALYQAKKGGKNRVCWATDY
- the mog gene encoding molybdopterin adenylyltransferase, encoding MITVGILTISDKGAAGERADESGELIKEMITPLPAKVAEYSIVPDEGEEIRRGLINMVDEVGCNLILTTGGTGLGPRDVTPEATRQVIDREIPGFGEAMRAESLKFTPFGLLSRATAGARKGSLIINLPGSPKAVRECLRAILPAIPHAVRLLRGEDKECGWPPGSDD
- the yajC gene encoding preprotein translocase subunit YajC; this translates as MKAQDNRGQLWEWGLGKVKSVISHQPSAIPASVFLISLPSLAWAAKGESSAARSGGGLITSFLPIILIIGVFYFLVIRPQKQKEQRHQEMLKGLKKGDEVITSGGIHGVIAAVKDETLIVKVGSDAKGADIKLEFSRSAVAQKKESQPTS